TCGATGCCGCGGGTCGGCTCGTCGAGGATGAGCATGCGCGGCTCGGTCGCCAGCCAGCGGGCGAGGAGGACCTTCTGCTGGTTTCCCCCCGACAGCTGCGAGATGGGCTTCTCCGCGCTCGGGGTCTTGATGCCCAGGGCCTCGATGTAGCCCGCCGCGAGCTCGTCCTGACGCTTGCGCGAGAGCGTGCGGAAGATGCCCCGCTTGGCCTGGAGCGCGAGCAGGATGTTCTCGCGGATCGACAGCTCGCCCACGATTCCCTCGTGCTTGCGATCCTCCGGGCAGAAGCCGATGCCGTGCTGGATGGCCTCCAGGGGGGAGGAGATCCGCGCGGCCCGGCCCTCGATCTTGATGGAGCCCTTCTCGGCCCGATCGATGCCGAAGAGCAGCCGGGCGATCTCGGTCCGTCCCGAGCCCAGCAGCCCTCCCATGCCCAGGGCCTTGCCCCGTCGCACCTCCAGGCCCACGTCCTGGACCGAGCCCCGCCGGCCGAGTCCCTCCGCGCTGAGGAAGGGCCCCTCGGCCGAGGTCGGCGCCTCGTGCGCGACGGCCTGCGTGCCCGCGGGGACGCGCGCGCTCTTGCCCCGGCCCGGGCCCGTCCCGGCCACTTCACGGCCGACCATCCGGGTGACCAGCTCGATGCGCGACACCTCCTGGACGGGGTACTCGCCGACGAGCTCTCCGTTCCTGAGGACGGTGATGCGGTCGGAGATCTCGAAGACCTGCTCGAGGAAGTGGGTGACGAAGAGGATGGCCATCCCCTGCGCCCGGAGCTTCCTCATGACCGACAGGAGCATCTTCACCTCGTCCTCGGCGAGACTCGAGGTGGGCTCGTCGAGGATGAGGATCTTCGCCCGCGCGCTCAGGGCGCGGGCGATGGCGCACACCTGCTGCACCGCGATGGAGTAGGAGGAGAGGGGAGCGGTGACGTCGAGCTGGAGATTGAGGTCCGCCAGCAGCGCCTCCGCCTTCTGGTGCATCTGCTTCCAGCGGATGGCGAAGGTCTCGGAGGCGTCCTGGCCGAGGCAGATGTTCTCCGCGACCGAGAGGTTCGGGCAGAGGTTGACCTCCTGGTACACCGTGCTGATGCCCAGCTTGCGTGCCTCGAGCGGGCTCCGGGGCTTGATGTCCTGACCTTGCAGCAGGATGCGGCCCGAGTCCGGACGATGAACCCCCGTGAGGATCTTGATCAGCGTGGACTTGCCCGCGCCATTCTGGCCCATGACCGTATGGACCTCGCCGGGCAGCAGGCGGAAGTCCACGCCCTGGAGCGCCTGGACGCCGGAGAACCGCTTGGAGATTCCCCTCATTTCGAGCACTGGAACGGTTTGCGTCATGTTCCTCTCCTCCGCGCGCGAGGCTCTGGGGCTCAGTACTTGCGGTTCGGGAACTCGCGGGCGGCGCTCTCCTGGGGGAACACGGACTCCTGCGTGACGATGCGCCGGGGCACCTGCTTGCCGGCCACCACGTCCTTCACCAGGCGCATCAGCTGCGGCCCCAACTGCGGGTTGCACTCCACCGTGCAGTTGAGCTTGCCGGCGATCATCGCCTCGAAGGCGCCCTTCACCGCGTCGATGGACACGATGACCACGTCCTTGCCGGGCTTCAGGCCGGCCTCCTCGATGGCCTGGATGGCGCCAATGGCCATGTCGTCGTTGTGCGCGTAGAGCACGTTGATCTTCTTGCCCTCGGCCTTGAGGAACGCCTCCATGACTTCCTTGCCCTTGGCGCGGGTGAAGTCACCGGTCTGCGAGCGGATGATCTTGAACTTCGGCTGCTCCTTGAGCACTTCCTCGAAGCCCTTCTTGCGATCGATGGCGGGAGCGGAGCCCACCGTGCCCTGGAGCTCGACGATGTTCACCTCGCCCTTGGCCGCGAGCTCCTGGATGGGCGGGTAGCTGACGAGCCACTTCGCGGCGCGGCGGCCCTCCTCCACGAAGTCCGAGCCCAGGAAGGACAGCCAGAGCGACTCGTCCTTCACGGAGACGGCGCGGTCGGTGAGGATGACGGGGATGCGGGCCGCCTTGGCCTCGCGCAGGACGGGCTCCCAGCCGGTCTCGACCACGGGCGAGAAGGCGATCACGTTCACCCGCTGGGCGATGAAGGAGCGGATGGCCTTGATCTGGTTCTCCTGCTTCTGCTGGGCATCGGAGAACTTCAGGGTGATGCCCTCCTGGGTGGCGGCCTCCTTGATCGACTGGGTGTTGGCCGTGCGCCACTCGCTCTCGGCGCCCACCTGGGAGAAGCCGAGCACGATGGAGTCCTTGGCCAGCACGGCACCGGGAATCAGCGCGAGGAAGACGACGACCGCGGAAGCGACCTTGAACGTGACACTCTTCATGGGGTGGCTCTCTGGAGGGAGGTACGGCTCTGGGGTTTGAGGAAGGGGAAGCCGTGTCACGCCGGGTGTCGGGCCCGCCGTGACACGGTGCGAAGCCGGCGCGCGACTAGCGGGCCAGCCGGTAGGCGAGGTCGTTCCAGCGCAGCTCGTTCTTGAGGGCGGTGAGGCTCGTCCCTGGACCGATGTGGATGAACTCGAGGCCCGCCATCGCCGCGAAGTCCTGGAGCTGGGAGACGGAGACGGCGCGGCTGAAGCCCGCGTGGTGCGCGCCGCCCGCGAGGATCCACGCCTCGCAGCTGCTCTTGAAGTCGGGCAGGGGCTTCCAGACGGCGTGCGCCACGGGCAGGTTCGGCATCGGGCTCTCGGCCTTCACCACCTCCAGCTCGTTCACGATCATCCGCATGCGTCCCCCCATGTCGACGAGGGTCGCGTTGAGCGCGGGACCGGTCCCGGCCGCGAAGACCAGACGGCAGGGCGGCGCCTTGCCGCCGATGTCGAGCGGGTGCACCTCGAGCGACGGCTTGCTGTCGGAGATCGACGGGCAGACCTCGAGCATGTGCGCGCCGAGCACGAGCTCGCGCCCCTTGGCCAGGTGGTACGTGTAGTCCTCCATGAAGGAGGCGCCCCCGGGGCGTCCCGCGCTCATCACCTTCATGACGCGCAGCAGCGCGGCCGTCTTCCAGTCACCCTCCGCGCCGAAGCCGTAGCCCTCCGTCATGAGCCGCTGGCAGGCGAGGCCGGGCAGTTGCTTGAGCCCGTGGAGATCCTCGAACGTGGTGGTGAAGGCGCTGAAGCCGCCCTCGCGCAGGAAGCCGCGCATGCCGATCTCCTGTCGCGCCGCATCGCGCAGGCCCGAACGGCGCTCGCCGCCCTTCCGCAGGGCGGGGACGAGGGTGTACGAGTCCTCGTACACCGAGAGCTGGGCATCGACCTCGGCGTCGCTCACGTCGGCGATGCGTCCGACCAGATCTCCCACCGCGTGGCCATTGACGGACCAGCCGAGCTGGATCTGCGCCTCGAGGCGGTCGCCGCCGGTGACGGCCACCTCCCTCATGTTCATGCCGCCGAAGCGGACGATCTTCATGCGCCGCGACTCGGCGAGGCCGCAGGCCGACCGCGCCCAGCCGTCGAGCTTCGCCAGGACATCCTCGTCCTTCCAGTAGCCGACGATGATCTTCCGCTCCAGCCGCAGCCGGGCCCCGATGAACCCGAACTCACGGTCGCCATGGGCGGACTGGTTCAGGTTCATGAACTCCATGTCGATCTTGTCCCAGGGCAGCTCCCGCTCGGTCTGGGTATGCAGGTGGGCCAGGGGCTTCTGGAGGCGCGATAGCCCGGCGACCCACATCTTCGACGGCGAGAAGGTGTGCATCCAGGTGATGACGCCCACGCAGTTCGGCGAGTTGTTGGCCTCCAGGCAGACGTTCTGGATCGCCTCGGCGTCGGTGAGCGTGGGCTTGCAGACCACGCGGACCGGCAGCTTGCCGCAGGAGTCGAGGTACTCGGCGATCTGCCGTGAGTTGGCGGCGACCTTCGCGAGGGCCTCGTTCCCATACAGGTGCTGACTGCCCGTGAGGAACCACACTTCCTGCGTCTTCAAGTCAATCATGCTCATGCTCCTGGTTCTCGTCCCGGTCCGGCTCCGGACCGGTCATGTTCAAGGGTGGGCGTCGTCCTGCCGGGTCAGCTGCCTCTGCACGAAGCCGCCCAGCTCGAGGTACTTCGAATAGAGCGACGCATAGTGGTGGGCGCGCGCCGGGTCGGGCCGGTACGTCCGCTCGGTGCCGGGGGACATGGCCTCCTGCGCCGCCTCGACCCGGGGGTAGAGGCCCGCGGCGGTCGCCGCGAACATCGCCGCCCCCACCGCCACGGCCTGGTCGCCCGCGCAGACGGAGATCTCCATGTCCATCACATCCGCCACGGTCTGCATGATGAAGGGGCTCTTGCGCGCCACGCCGCCAATGGCGATGGCACTGTCGAGCCGGACCCCCTCCGCCCGGAAGCGCTCGACGATGGCGCGCGAGCCGAAGGCCGTCGCCTCCACCAGGGCCCGGTAGAGCCGCGGGGCGTCCGTGCCCAGGGTGATGCCCGTGACGGCCCCCTTGAGGCGTTGATTCGCGTCGGGCGTCCGGCGTCCGTTCATCCAGTCGAGCGCCAGGAGCGAGCCGTCCTCGAGCGGAAGCTCCTTCGCGGCGCGCTCGAGCTCCGGAAGGATGCGCTCCATGAGCGCGTCGCCGAGGACGCGGCGGGTCTCCGGGTCGGTTCCGGTCTGGGAGGGAAGCAGGGCATCGAGGGGCCAACAGAGCAGCCGTTTGAACCAGGCATAGACATCGCCGAAGGCTGACTGTCCCGCCTCGTAGCCCATCATCCCCGGGATGATGGAGCCGTCGACCTGGCCGCAGATGCCCGGCACCAGCCGCTCCGGCCCCCGCGTCCGGGGCGCCACGGCCATGTCCAGGCTGCTCGTCCCCATGATCTTCAGGAGTTGATGGGGCTTGATGTTGCCGCCCACCGCGCCCATGTGCGCATCGAAGGCGCCCACGGCGACGAGGGTGTCGTGCGGCAGGCCCAGCTTCACCGCCCACTCCGCGGAGAGCGTGCCAAAGGGGATGTCCGAGGTGAAGGTCTCCTGCCCGAGCGAGGCCTTGAACTCGACCAGGCGCGGATGGAGCCGGGCGAGGAACTCATCCGCTGGGTAGCCGCCGAACTCGGCGTGCCACATCGCCTTGTGCCCCGCGGCGCAGCGGCTGCGCTTGAGCTTGCCGAGGTCGTCGCACCCGGTGAGGACGGCAGGAATCCAATCACACAACTCCAGGATGCTGACCGCCGCCTGGGACACCGCGGGATTGGTCTCCACGACGTGCAGCACCTTCGCCCAGAACCACTCGCTGGAGTAGATACCGCCCTCGTACTTCGTGAAGTCGGCCCCGCCCCAGGTGCGCGCTGTCTGGTTGATGCGCTCCGCTTGCGCCACCGCCGTGTGATCCTTCCACAAGAGGAACATGGCGTCCGGGTCCTCGCGAAACCCGGGCGTGAGCGCGAGGGGCACGCCGCGTTTGTCCGTGAGGACGGGCGTCGAGCCGGTGGTGTCGGCCGCGATGCCACGCACCCGGGAGGCGACCTCTCGTCCCGCCCGTGCGGTCACTTCCGTGATCGCCGCCTGCATCGCCTCCAGATAATCCAGCGGGTGGTGGCGGAAGCGGTTCTCGTTCGGCTCGCAATAGAGCCCCCGGGCCCATCGCGGATAATGCTGAACCGAGACACTCACCACTTCCCCATCCGCCGCGTCCGCGATCACCGCCCGGACCGAGTCCGTTCCAAAATCAATCCCGATGACAAACGCCCCGCGCTTCATGGGGACCTCCAAGTGGATTTCGAGGGGTGGGAACGTGACCAGGCTTTCTCGCAAGGACATCCCATGGCCAAGAATTGTGAACGTTCACATGGGGGGACGTCAAGCAAGGGCTTCTGGAGGGAAGACATGATGCGTTGCGCCAGCGCATGACACGTGCCAGCCTGTCTGGGCCGAGCCGGGAACAGGCTCGGTGTCGGCGTATTTATTCAGGGGCGCGGTCAACCAGACGGGGATAGGCTGTCGAGTATGAGCAGTGGATCACAGAAGGGAAGTAAGATTCGGAAGGGTGGGCAAGGGCCCGCCGTCATGACGGATGTCGCGAAGCTGGCCCGGGTATCGCATCAGACGGTCTCGCGCGTGTTGCACGACAGTCCGCACGTGAAGGGAGAAACCCGCGAGCGCGTTCTCGCGGCCATCCGGCAACTCAACTACCGGCCCAACTCGGTGGCGCAGGCGCTGGTCACGGGGCGCTCGCGGGTCATCGGGGTCGTCAGCCTGGACACCGTGCACTACGGTCCCGCGTCGACCCTGCTCGGCATCGAGGAGGCGGCGCACAACGCGGGCTACGCGGTCAGCATCACCAGCCTGCGCTCGCGCAGCCGCACCTCGGTCCTCGACGCGGTGCAGCTTCTGCGGGACCAGGCGGTCGACGGGGTCGTGGTCATCGCGCCCCATACCACCGCGTTGGAGGCCCTGCGCCGGTTGCCCCCGAACCTTCCCGTGGTCGCGGTCGGTGCCGGCTCCACGAACGCGGTGCCCGTGGTCGCCGTGGATCAGATCGGCGGCGCGAAGGCCGCCACGCAGCACCTGTTGGATCTCGGCCATCGGACCGTCTGGCACCTCGCCGGGCCCGCGGATTGGATCGAGGCCGAGCAGCGCATCTCCGGGTGGCAGGCGGCGCTCAAGCAGGCGGGAGCCCCCATCCCCGCGCTGTTGCGGGGGGACTGGAGTGCCCACTCCGGCTATGAGCTGGGCCGGCAGTTGTTGGACAAGCCCGACGCGACCGCGGTCTTCGTGGCCAATGATCAGATGGCCCTGGGGCTGCTGCGTCGGCTCCACGAGGTCAACCGGGAGAAGCCCCGGCAGATCAGCATCGTCGGCTTCGATGACATCCCCGAGGCGGGCTACTTCACGCCCCCGCTCACCACGGTGCGCCAGGACTTCGCCGAGGTGGGGCGGCGCTGCATCCACCTGCTCCTCGGACAGATCGAGGGCAGTGCGAAGACCAAGGAGCATGTCCTGGTGCCCATTCAGCTCATCCTGCGCCAGAGCACCGCCGCGGCGAAGGCGCGCTGAGGCCGGCGGCGGGCAGTGCGCCGCCCGTCACTCCAGCGCGCCGCGCGAGATCAGGGCGAGGAGCGCGTCCTCCTGGCCCAGCTCGTGCGCGAGATCGAAGGTCGTGTAGCGGTTGCGCAGCAGCCGGGCATGGCGGACGGGGGGCATCCCGTGGCGCGCGTCGATTCCCAGCTCCTCCAGCGCGAAGGGAAAGCCGATGCGCTCCAGCAGCGCGATGGCGTCGGCGAGTTCCTTCAGCAGGGGCTCGGCCATGCCCTGGAGGACATCCCTCTGCCTGGCGAACGCGTCGAGGCGCTGGGCCAGCGCCTGGCGGTCGAAGGTCCGGCCGCGCATCTCCCCCTCCATCTTGTGACGGAAGGGCACCATCGCCGCCTCCAGGCGCTCGTGCCAGGGCGGTGCCTGTTCCAGGGCGGCGAGCCGGGCTTCCACGTCCACCGCCACCCCTCCGAGCTGGCGGTACCAGCCGACGTAGCCGGGCAGCACGAGCCGGCACGCGGCGCCGACCAACAGTCCGTGCAGATCCTTCTCCTCCTCGGCCACCGCGCCCGCCATCTCCCAGAAATGCGCGATGGTGTGCTCGGCCGAGGCCGCTGGCCGTGAGCTGCCCACCGCCTGCATCGCGAAGCCCGAGGCGAGTGCCGCCTCGGTGAGGGCGCGAACCGCCTCGAGGGGCTGGGTCCGCCAGGCCCGCGCGGCCGCCAGCGCTTCCCGGGCCGAGTCGAGGGCCAGCCCGGCGAGGGGTGCACAGAAGGCCTCCTGCGTCACGAGCCGGGCGAGGTGCCAGTCCAGATGTGCCAGGTACTTGGCCAGCAGATCTCCCAGGCCCGCCAGGAACAGCAGGCGAGGGGCGCGGGCGAGCACCTCCAGGTCCCCCACGATGACCTCGGAGGGCCGCGCGGGGACGGCTTGATGGTAGCCCTGGAGGCGGAGCGCCGCGGTCGTCGAGCTGTAGGCATCCACCGAGGGGGCGGTCGCGATGCACCAGTTGGGCAGGCCGGTGTCCAGGGACACCTTCTTCACCAGATCGCTGATGACGCCGCTGCCCACGCCGACCAGGAGATCTGGCGACGCGGCCCGCACCTC
Above is a window of Cystobacter fuscus DNA encoding:
- a CDS encoding iron-containing alcohol dehydrogenase is translated as MSTSSALQQFLSRLGPDGVLACTCGRHHGVQVKQVLIEEDALRQSANLLRRQWGQSPTIWVLSDEHTEAAAAERWKTSVHAGRLVARILPGVPRPVPTLALAQELAAEVRAASPDLLVGVGSGVISDLVKKVSLDTGLPNWCIATAPSVDAYSSTTAALRLQGYHQAVPARPSEVIVGDLEVLARAPRLLFLAGLGDLLAKYLAHLDWHLARLVTQEAFCAPLAGLALDSAREALAAARAWRTQPLEAVRALTEAALASGFAMQAVGSSRPAASAEHTIAHFWEMAGAVAEEEKDLHGLLVGAACRLVLPGYVGWYRQLGGVAVDVEARLAALEQAPPWHERLEAAMVPFRHKMEGEMRGRTFDRQALAQRLDAFARQRDVLQGMAEPLLKELADAIALLERIGFPFALEELGIDARHGMPPVRHARLLRNRYTTFDLAHELGQEDALLALISRGALE
- a CDS encoding sugar ABC transporter ATP-binding protein — its product is MTQTVPVLEMRGISKRFSGVQALQGVDFRLLPGEVHTVMGQNGAGKSTLIKILTGVHRPDSGRILLQGQDIKPRSPLEARKLGISTVYQEVNLCPNLSVAENICLGQDASETFAIRWKQMHQKAEALLADLNLQLDVTAPLSSYSIAVQQVCAIARALSARAKILILDEPTSSLAEDEVKMLLSVMRKLRAQGMAILFVTHFLEQVFEISDRITVLRNGELVGEYPVQEVSRIELVTRMVGREVAGTGPGRGKSARVPAGTQAVAHEAPTSAEGPFLSAEGLGRRGSVQDVGLEVRRGKALGMGGLLGSGRTEIARLLFGIDRAEKGSIKIEGRAARISSPLEAIQHGIGFCPEDRKHEGIVGELSIRENILLALQAKRGIFRTLSRKRQDELAAGYIEALGIKTPSAEKPISQLSGGNQQKVLLARWLATEPRMLILDEPTRGIDVAAKHEIMGKVMELCDKGMAILFISSEIEEVLCYSDRIAVMRDRRKVSEIKSGEADESMVFKIIAGGQV
- the araA gene encoding L-arabinose isomerase, which codes for MIDLKTQEVWFLTGSQHLYGNEALAKVAANSRQIAEYLDSCGKLPVRVVCKPTLTDAEAIQNVCLEANNSPNCVGVITWMHTFSPSKMWVAGLSRLQKPLAHLHTQTERELPWDKIDMEFMNLNQSAHGDREFGFIGARLRLERKIIVGYWKDEDVLAKLDGWARSACGLAESRRMKIVRFGGMNMREVAVTGGDRLEAQIQLGWSVNGHAVGDLVGRIADVSDAEVDAQLSVYEDSYTLVPALRKGGERRSGLRDAARQEIGMRGFLREGGFSAFTTTFEDLHGLKQLPGLACQRLMTEGYGFGAEGDWKTAALLRVMKVMSAGRPGGASFMEDYTYHLAKGRELVLGAHMLEVCPSISDSKPSLEVHPLDIGGKAPPCRLVFAAGTGPALNATLVDMGGRMRMIVNELEVVKAESPMPNLPVAHAVWKPLPDFKSSCEAWILAGGAHHAGFSRAVSVSQLQDFAAMAGLEFIHIGPGTSLTALKNELRWNDLAYRLAR
- a CDS encoding ribulokinase codes for the protein MKRGAFVIGIDFGTDSVRAVIADAADGEVVSVSVQHYPRWARGLYCEPNENRFRHHPLDYLEAMQAAITEVTARAGREVASRVRGIAADTTGSTPVLTDKRGVPLALTPGFREDPDAMFLLWKDHTAVAQAERINQTARTWGGADFTKYEGGIYSSEWFWAKVLHVVETNPAVSQAAVSILELCDWIPAVLTGCDDLGKLKRSRCAAGHKAMWHAEFGGYPADEFLARLHPRLVEFKASLGQETFTSDIPFGTLSAEWAVKLGLPHDTLVAVGAFDAHMGAVGGNIKPHQLLKIMGTSSLDMAVAPRTRGPERLVPGICGQVDGSIIPGMMGYEAGQSAFGDVYAWFKRLLCWPLDALLPSQTGTDPETRRVLGDALMERILPELERAAKELPLEDGSLLALDWMNGRRTPDANQRLKGAVTGITLGTDAPRLYRALVEATAFGSRAIVERFRAEGVRLDSAIAIGGVARKSPFIMQTVADVMDMEISVCAGDQAVAVGAAMFAATAAGLYPRVEAAQEAMSPGTERTYRPDPARAHHYASLYSKYLELGGFVQRQLTRQDDAHP
- a CDS encoding LacI family DNA-binding transcriptional regulator; this translates as MTDVAKLARVSHQTVSRVLHDSPHVKGETRERVLAAIRQLNYRPNSVAQALVTGRSRVIGVVSLDTVHYGPASTLLGIEEAAHNAGYAVSITSLRSRSRTSVLDAVQLLRDQAVDGVVVIAPHTTALEALRRLPPNLPVVAVGAGSTNAVPVVAVDQIGGAKAATQHLLDLGHRTVWHLAGPADWIEAEQRISGWQAALKQAGAPIPALLRGDWSAHSGYELGRQLLDKPDATAVFVANDQMALGLLRRLHEVNREKPRQISIVGFDDIPEAGYFTPPLTTVRQDFAEVGRRCIHLLLGQIEGSAKTKEHVLVPIQLILRQSTAAAKAR
- a CDS encoding ABC transporter substrate-binding protein, which translates into the protein MKSVTFKVASAVVVFLALIPGAVLAKDSIVLGFSQVGAESEWRTANTQSIKEAATQEGITLKFSDAQQKQENQIKAIRSFIAQRVNVIAFSPVVETGWEPVLREAKAARIPVILTDRAVSVKDESLWLSFLGSDFVEEGRRAAKWLVSYPPIQELAAKGEVNIVELQGTVGSAPAIDRKKGFEEVLKEQPKFKIIRSQTGDFTRAKGKEVMEAFLKAEGKKINVLYAHNDDMAIGAIQAIEEAGLKPGKDVVIVSIDAVKGAFEAMIAGKLNCTVECNPQLGPQLMRLVKDVVAGKQVPRRIVTQESVFPQESAAREFPNRKY